In a single window of the Bradyrhizobium erythrophlei genome:
- a CDS encoding ribonuclease T2 family protein codes for MFHFRSVWIARFLISLGLFAAAALTGIAGTASAQDRRQNAPGDFDYYVLSLSWSPSFCEEASERGNGRRSQAQCGERPFSFVVHGLWPQYEHGFPEYCQRPPPRLDRNIMSSMLDLMPAPGLIFNEWDKHGTCSGMGPRAYFETIRKARAAVKIPPEYLELSEPKTVPPAEIEDAFIKANPGLSASAIAVTCDRTRLSEVRICMSKDLQFQPCDEIDRRACRRDQVVMPPMRGG; via the coding sequence ATGTTTCATTTTCGATCGGTTTGGATTGCGCGGTTTTTGATCTCGCTGGGCCTGTTCGCCGCCGCGGCGCTAACCGGCATCGCTGGAACGGCGTCGGCGCAGGATCGCCGGCAGAATGCGCCCGGCGATTTCGACTATTATGTGCTGTCGCTGTCGTGGTCGCCTTCCTTTTGCGAGGAGGCGTCGGAGCGCGGCAATGGCCGACGTTCGCAGGCCCAGTGCGGCGAGCGGCCGTTTTCCTTTGTGGTCCACGGCCTGTGGCCGCAATATGAGCACGGCTTTCCCGAATATTGCCAGCGGCCGCCGCCGCGGCTCGATCGCAATATCATGTCCTCGATGCTCGACCTGATGCCGGCGCCGGGACTGATCTTCAACGAATGGGACAAGCACGGCACCTGTTCGGGCATGGGCCCGCGGGCCTATTTCGAGACCATCCGGAAAGCGCGCGCCGCGGTGAAAATTCCGCCGGAATACCTCGAATTGTCGGAGCCGAAGACCGTCCCGCCGGCCGAGATCGAGGACGCCTTCATTAAGGCCAATCCCGGCCTGAGCGCTTCCGCGATCGCGGTGACCTGCGACCGGACGCGGCTCAGCGAAGTGCGGATCTGCATGAGCAAGGATCTCCAGTTCCAGCCCTGCGACGAGATCGACCGCCGCGCCTGCCGCCGCGACCAAGTGGTGATGCCGCCGATGCGGGGTGGCTGA